Sequence from the Segatella copri genome:
CCTGCCTGCTCGGCATGTCTGCCTCCCAGTCAAGCGCCCTTATGCCATTGCACTCTTTGAGGTCGGTTACCAATCGACCCGAGGGCACCTTTGGAAGCCTCCGTTACGCTTTTGGAGGCGACCACCCCAGTCAAACTACCCACCAAGCAGTGTCCGCGCATCTGCGCGTTAGACCTCAGACAGCCAAAGGGCCGTATTTCAAGGATGGCTCCACGAAAGCTGGCGCTCCCGCTTCAAAGCCTCCGGCCTATCCTACACATCGGATGACCAAGGTCAATGCTAAGCTGTAGTAAAGGTTCACGGGGTCTTTTCGTCCCATCGCGGGTAATCGGCATCTTCACCGATACTACAATTTCACTGAGCTCATGGTTGAGACAGCGTCCGGATCATTACACCATTCGTGCAGGTCGGAACTTACCCGACAAGGAATTTCGCTACCTTAGGACCGTTATAGTTACGGCCGCCGTTTACCGGGGCTTCAATTCAATGCTTCCTATTGCTAGTGACATCTCCTCTTAACCTTCCGGCACCGGGCAGGTGTCAGGCTGTATACGTCATCTTTCGAGTTTGCACAGCCCTGTGTTTTTGTTAAACAGTTGCCTGGACCTATTCTCTGCGCCTCGCTCATCACGAGGACCCTTTATCCCGAAGTTACAGGGTCAATTTGCCTAGTTCCTTAACCATGAATCTCTCAACGCCTTAGTATGTTCTACCCGACCACGTGTGTCCGTTTGCGGTACGGGTGCCGCATGGGTTAAGCTTAGCGGATTTTCTCGGGAGTATGATTACCCACACTATCAGATTCCTCCGAAGAGGACTCCGTACTGTCAAGTTCAGCTCGGATGGTGGATTTGCCTGCCATCCTCAACGCCTACACTCTTCAACGGGGACTTCCGTCGCCCCGCGGTGGTTTCACTGCTCCGTCTCCACATCGCCCCATGCGGCAGTGACGGAATATTAACCGTCTCTGCCATCGCCATCGCCGTTCGGCTTAGACTTAGGACCCGACTGACCCCGGGCTGATTGGCATTGCCCGGGAAACCTTGGTCTTACAGCGGGAGGGAATCTAACCCTCCTTATCGTTACTTATTCCTACATTTGCTTTACTCACCGCTCCAGGATAACTTACGTACACCATTCGACGCTGTGAGTATGCTCCCCTACCGATACTTTTAAAATTGCTATCCCGCGCCTTCGGTGTCTGCCTTATACCCGATTATTATCCATGCCCGGACCCTCGACTAGTGAGCTGTTACGCACTCTTTGAATGAATGGCTGCTTCCAAGCCAACATCCTAGCTGTCATAGGGACCAGACTTCGTTAGACTAACTCAGGCAGAACTCCGGGACCTTAGACGGCGGTCTGGATTCTTCTCCTCTCGGGGACGGACCTTAGCACCCGCCCCCTTACTGCCGGACTGCAGACCGTGAGCATTCGGAGTTCGTCAGGACTCGATAGGCGGTGAAGCCCTCTTGTCCTATCGGTCGCTCTACCTCTCACGGTGACCATCCGACGCGGCACCTAAATGCCTTTCGGGGAGTACGAGCTATCTCCAAGTTTGATTGGCCTTTCACTCCTACACTCGGCTCATCCAGAAGCTTTTCAACGCTTATTGGTGCGGACCTCCATCCCGTGTTACCGGGACTTCATCCTGGCCAAGTGTAGATCACTTGGTTTCGCGTCTACCCCCACTGACTATGCGCCCTCTTCAGGCTCGCTTTCACTGCGGCTACGTGTCTCGTGACACTCAACCTCGCCAGTGACGGTAACTCGTAGGATCATTATGCAAAAGGCACGCCGTCACATCTTACGATGCTCCGACCGCTTGTAGGCGTATGGTTTCAGGAACTATTTCACTCCCCTGCTCGGGGTTCTTTTCACCTTTCCTTCACAGTACTCGTTCGCTATCGGTCTCACGGGAGTATTTAGCCTTACCGGATGGTCCCGGCAGATTCGCGCAGGATTCCTCGTGTCCCGCGTTACTCAGGATACCGCTATGTCTAATCTAGCTTCGTGTACAGGATTATCACCTTCTGTGATGTAACTTTCCAGATACTTCCACTCACCATTTCAGTACAATGTCGCGGTCCTACAACCCCGCTGGCGCCTTGCGACGTCAACGGTTTGGGCTGTTCCCCGTTCGCTCGCCACTACTGGGGGAATCATTCATTTATTTTCTCTTCCTGCAGGTACTAAGATGTTTCAGTTCCCTGCGTTAGCTCTCTTACACTGGTAAGAGTAACCGTCCTTCAGACGGCTAGGTTGTCCCATTCGGAAATCTTCGGATCAAGGGTTATTTGCACCTACCCGAAGCTTATCGCAGCTTATCACGTCCTTCATCGCCTCCGTGAGCCTAGGCATCCGCCATACGCCCTTTCTTACTTTCTTTACGACTGTATTTGCTATCAGATAACTGACAGCGAATAAGTAGCTCATACTTTCAGCTGTATTCTAACAAAGTGAAATCTCATCTTGCGATTTGATTTACTTTAGTCTGAACTAAAGTTCATTACTTACAGTTTTGCTTGTGTCAATATGTCAAAGATCTTTTAAAGGTAAAAGGGTAAAAAGGCAAAAAAGTAAAATACTTCATACCAACCTTTTCCTTTGGAGTGGAGATTGTGGAGTTGAACCATTTTGCTTGAGCCATCCCTATATATTATATAATGTATAAGGAATCCCAGTCTCCTGTATTTTATGAAACAGATGGTGCGTACAAGAAGAGAAGCGAACTTTTAAATCCTGTTCCTATATCTTCATAGGAAATTCGTCTCTCCAGAAAGGAGGTGTTCCAGCCGCACCTTCCGGTACGGCTACCTTGTTACGACTTAGCCCCAATTACCAGTTTCGCCCTAGGCCGCTCCTTACGGTCACGGACTTTAGGCGCCCCCGGCTTTCATGGCTTGACGGGCGGTGTGTACAAGGCCCGGGAACGTATTCACCGCGCCATGGCTGATGCGCGATTACTAGCGAATCCAGCTTCGTGGGGTCGGGTTGCAGACCCCAGTCCGAACTGAGACAGGCTTTAAGGATTAGATGCGCTTTGCAGAACACCATCTCTCTGTACCTGCCATTGTAACACGTGTGTAGCCCCGGACGTAAGGGCCGTGCTGATTTGACGTCATCCCCACCTTCCTCACACCTTACGGTGGCAGTATCCCCAGAGTGCCCAGCTTGACCTGATGGCAACTAAGGAGAGGGGTTGCGCTCGTTATGGCACTTAAGCCGACACCTCACGGCACGAGCTGACGACAACCATGCAGCACCTTCACAGAGGCCCCGAAGGGCGTCATTGTCTCCAAATCCTTCCTCTGCAATTCAAGCCCGGGTAAGGTTCCTCGCGTATCATCGAATTAAACCACATGTTCCTCCGCTTGTGCGGGCCCCCGTCAATTCCTTTGAGTTTCACCGTTGCCGGCGTACTCCCCAGGTGGGATGCTTAATGCTTTCGCTTGGCCGCTGACCTATTCAGACCAACAGCGGGCATCCATCGTTTACCGTGCGGACTACCAGGGTATCTAATCCTGTTCGATACCCGCACTTTCGAGCTTCAGCGTCAGTTGCGCTCCAGTGAGCTGCCTTCGCAATCGGAGTTCTTCGTGATATCTAAGCATTTCACCGCTACACCACGAATTCCGCCCACTTTGTGCGTACTCAAGGAAACCAGTTCGCGCTGCAGTGCAGACGTTGAGCGTCTACATTTCACAACACGCTTAATCTCCGGCCTACGCTCCCTTTAAACCCAATAAATCCGGATAACGCCCGGACCTTCCGTATTACCGCGGCTGCTGGCACGGAATTAGCCGGTCCTTATTCATAAGGTACATGCAAAAAGTCTCACGAGACTCACTTTATTCCCTTATAAAAGCAGTTTACAACCCATAGGGCCGTCATCCTGCACGCTACTTGGCTGGTTCAGACTCTCGTCCATTGACCAATATTCCTCACTGCTGCCTCCCGTAGGAGTTTGGACCGTGTCTCAGTTCCAATGTGGGGGACCTTCCTCTCAGAACCCCTACTGATCGTAGCCTTGGTGGGCCGTTACCCCGCCAACAAGCTAATCAGACGCATCCCCATCCATCACCGATAAATCTTTAATCCCTTTCAGATGTCTTCTAGAGACGTCATTGGGTATTAGTCTTACTTTCGCAAGGTTATCCCCAAGTGGTGGGCAGGTTGGATACGCGTTACTCACCCGTGCGCCGGTCGACGCCCATCAAAAGCAAGCTTTCGATGTCGTTTCCCCTCGACTTGCATGTGTTAAGCCTGTAGCTAGCGTTCATCCTGAGCCAGGATCAAACTCTCCATTGTAAAATATCATTTTTACCTAGCCTTGCGGCTTGGTTTGTTTGTTGTCTGTACTTAGGACGAATATCCTTTTCGTTTATTGAAGCTTAGTAAACCTGACTTGTCAATTGCTTGACGGTTCGTTTCTTTTTACCCAGTCAACTTTCTTATTTCTAAGAAGTTAACCGCTTCTTGTACTACTTGTCTGTTTATATAAAATCTTTCAAAGAACTCTTTCTTTAATCGCTAAGAGAAAGCATATTTCTCAAAAGCGAGTGCAAAAGTACTAACTATTTTTCATTCCACCAAATCTTTTCGCAAAAAAATTGAGATTTTAGTGCGTTTTTAACACTTATAAAGACTTTCTGGAGTTTTTCTTACCACTACACTTTATTTTATACATGCATACGCCTGCCTGCATGTGCGGGCGCACACCCGCAAGCGCATTAATAATATTGTACTCATATTCCAAGACCGAAAAGGAATCAGGATTCAACTAGAAAAGTATTATCCGGAGAATATATCTATCAAAGAAGAATATTACTATACGAAAAGAATATTATCGAAGAAAAGGGAGAAACTCAGAAAAACATTTTGCCAATTAAAAAAAATATAGTACCTTTGCACACGTTTTAACGGATAACAAGATTAATTACATATATTTTAAAACTTTCAAATGAAGGCATTAGCAATTAAGTCGAGTTTGTTTTCCTGTTTAAAGACATACAACAAGAAAACATTCATGTCTGACCTCATGGCAGGTATCATCGTTGGTATCGTAGCCCTGCCTCTGGCCATCGCATTCGGTATCGCTTCTGGCGTGACCCCTGAAAAGGGTATCATCACCGCCATTGTAGCAGGTCTCATCATCTCCATCTTCGGTGGAAGCAAAGTGCAGATTGGTGGTCCTACGGGAGCATTCATCGTTATCATCTATGGCATTATCCAGAAATATGGCATGGAAGGTTTGACGATAGCGACACTGATGGCTGGTCTGTTCCTGGTTCTCTTCGGACTTCTCCGCCTTGGAACCATCATCAAGTACATCCCTTACCCTATCGTTGTGGGATTTACCAGTGGTATCGCCGTAACCATCTTCACGACCCAGATCAAGGATCTCTTTGGATTGACGTTGACTTCAAATCCTTCTGATTTTCTGGAGAAATGGGGCGTCTACTTCCAAAGCTTTGACACCATAGATCCTTGGTGTGCCCTTATCGGAATAGTAAGCGTAGTGGTTATAGCCATCACCCCTAAGTTCAGCAAGAAGATTCCGGGCTCTCTTATTGCCATCATCCTGATGACCGTTGTAGCCTTACTGCTCAAGCAGTTTGCCGGCGTTGAGAGTATCGAGACCATTGGTGACCGCTTCTCTATCAGCAACGAATTGCCTGCAGCTCAGGTACCAGTCATGAATTGGGAGACCATCAAGAGTCTTGTATCACCAGCTATTACCATCGCCATCCTGGGAGCCATTGAGAGTTTGCTTTCAGCAACAGTTGCCGATGGTGTAATCAGCGATCATCACGACAGTAACACCGAGTTGGTAGCTCAGGGTTTGGCCAATATCGCCTCTCCCCTCTTTGGCGGTATTCCTGCAACAGGTGCCATTGCCCGCACAATGACCAATATCAATAATGGCGGTAAGACTCCTATTGCAGGCATCATCCACGCCATAGTTCTGCTGCTCATCTTCCTCTTTCTGATGCCTCTTGCCCAGTACATACCAATGGCTTGTCTTGCCGGTGTATTGGTAGTTGTATCTTACGGAATGAGCGGATGGAGAAGTTTCCTGGCATTGATGAAGAATCCGAAGAGCGATGTAACCGTACTTCTGATTACCTTCTTCCTCACCATCATCTTCGATTTGACAGTAGCCATTGAGGTGGGTCTGATTATCGCCTGTCTGCTCTTCATGAAGCGAATGAGCGAAACCACCGACGTGACAGCTATTACCGATGATGAGATTGACTTGAACAAGGAGTTTGACTTCCTCTCAACCAACCTGGAGCACTATACGATTCCGAAGGGCGTAGAGGTATACGAAATCAATGGTCCTTTCTTCTTCGGAGCCGGTAACAAGTTTGAGGAAGTGATGGCAGCTTTCGGTGACCGTCCACTGGTACGCGTCATCCGTATGCGCAAGGTTCCATTTGTTGATTCAACCGGTATCCACAACCTCACCAACCTCTGCGAGATGAGTCAGAAGGAGGACATTCAGGTTGTACTCTCCGGTGTTTGCGAGAAGGTAAACGCCCAGTTGGAAAAGGCTGGTTTCTACAATATTCTTGGCAAGGATAATATCACAGATCACATCAGCAAGGCTCTGAAACGTGCTGAAGAGATTATTGAGAAGAAAACTGTTAATAGTTAATAGTTTACAGTTTACATTTTACTGATTGTAGACCATCAAATAAAAAAGATGCATTGCTGAATATACCAGTAATGCATCTTTTTTTATTGTCATCAAGTAACTGTTAACTATAAACTGTTAACTATCAACTATTACAGAACTTTTCCCAGAAACTCCTGTAGTCTTGGCGATTTCGGATGGTTGAATATTTGCTCAGGAGTTCCGTCTTCCGTGATATAGCCGTCACTGAAGAAAAGAACACGATTGGCCACTTCTCTTGCAAATCCCATCTCGTGGGTCACCACCACCATCGTCATTCCGTCGGCAGCAACATCTTTCATCAGCTGCAGCACCTCTCCCACCATTTCCGGATCGAGAGCCGAAGTCGGCTCATCAAAGAGGATTACCTCAGGATTCATCGCTAAGGCACGGGCGATAGCTACGCGCTGTTTCTGTCCGCCCGACAGACTGTCGGGATAACTGCCGGCCTTATCCAGCAATCCGATACGGGTCAGGAGTTCCGTTGCTTTCTCATCAGCCTCTTCCCTTGTCATCTTACCCAATTCTACCGGAGCCAGCATGATGTTGCGGCGTATGGTCATATTAGGGAAGAGATTGAACTGCTGGAATACCATACCCACCCTCTGGCGCATTCGGTTGATATCAACATCGCTTGATGTGATATCCATATCATCAATAAAGATTTTACCCTCGGTAGGTTCTTCCAGAAGGTTGATGGAACGCAGGAAGGTACTCTTGCCACAACCCGACGGACCGATGATGGCAACCACCTCACCTTTCCTCACCGAGGTTGTAATGCCTTTCAGCACCTCGTTGTCGCCGAAGCGTTTACGAAGTCCTTCTATCTTGATTATTTCGTTCATTTTATCCATTGTTTTAAAGCTTTTGCCCTTTCAGGATTCCTCATTTCCTTTCGCTCTTTCTCAGTCTCTTTTCCAGCCTTCTCACTCCTGCGTTCAGTCCGAGAACAAGAACGAGATAGAGACAGGCTACTACGCCCAACGGCATCATCGCTTCGTAAGTAATGCTT
This genomic interval carries:
- a CDS encoding SulP family inorganic anion transporter, giving the protein MKALAIKSSLFSCLKTYNKKTFMSDLMAGIIVGIVALPLAIAFGIASGVTPEKGIITAIVAGLIISIFGGSKVQIGGPTGAFIVIIYGIIQKYGMEGLTIATLMAGLFLVLFGLLRLGTIIKYIPYPIVVGFTSGIAVTIFTTQIKDLFGLTLTSNPSDFLEKWGVYFQSFDTIDPWCALIGIVSVVVIAITPKFSKKIPGSLIAIILMTVVALLLKQFAGVESIETIGDRFSISNELPAAQVPVMNWETIKSLVSPAITIAILGAIESLLSATVADGVISDHHDSNTELVAQGLANIASPLFGGIPATGAIARTMTNINNGGKTPIAGIIHAIVLLLIFLFLMPLAQYIPMACLAGVLVVVSYGMSGWRSFLALMKNPKSDVTVLLITFFLTIIFDLTVAIEVGLIIACLLFMKRMSETTDVTAITDDEIDLNKEFDFLSTNLEHYTIPKGVEVYEINGPFFFGAGNKFEEVMAAFGDRPLVRVIRMRKVPFVDSTGIHNLTNLCEMSQKEDIQVVLSGVCEKVNAQLEKAGFYNILGKDNITDHISKALKRAEEIIEKKTVNS
- a CDS encoding amino acid ABC transporter ATP-binding protein — translated: MNEIIKIEGLRKRFGDNEVLKGITTSVRKGEVVAIIGPSGCGKSTFLRSINLLEEPTEGKIFIDDMDITSSDVDINRMRQRVGMVFQQFNLFPNMTIRRNIMLAPVELGKMTREEADEKATELLTRIGLLDKAGSYPDSLSGGQKQRVAIARALAMNPEVILFDEPTSALDPEMVGEVLQLMKDVAADGMTMVVVTHEMGFAREVANRVLFFSDGYITEDGTPEQIFNHPKSPRLQEFLGKVL